One part of the Janthinobacterium sp. 17J80-10 genome encodes these proteins:
- a CDS encoding ABC transporter substrate-binding protein — protein sequence MNTTRRRFQRGLLAGLIVAALNATVGFGSAHAQTTADVPAAQKEGKLVIYGVTDNEQANHLIREFRSMYPAINVEYSNMSTTELYNRFISESAAGSSADVTWSSSMDLQIKLVNDGYAQPHKSPETAKLPDWANWKNEAFGTTYEPIGIVYNKRLVPAADVPQSHADFIKLLNTQTEKYKGKVNTYDPEKSGVGFMLVTQDKQVNAAGFAELQKALGAVQVKVQASTGTMMERIASGENLIGYNLNAAYALTRAQKDPSIGIVLPKDYTLVLSRVMFIAKKAKNPNAAKLWLDFVLSKKGQEIIASKADLYAIRPDVEGATTASGLKRELGNALRPVEINTGLLTYLDQAKRLEFLKQWNSTVKGK from the coding sequence ATGAATACCACCCGTCGCCGCTTCCAGCGTGGCTTGCTTGCCGGCCTAATCGTCGCCGCCCTCAATGCCACCGTCGGCTTTGGCTCGGCCCACGCCCAAACCACCGCCGACGTGCCCGCCGCGCAAAAGGAAGGCAAGCTGGTCATCTACGGCGTCACCGACAATGAGCAGGCCAACCACCTGATCCGCGAATTCCGCAGCATGTACCCGGCGATCAACGTCGAGTACAGCAACATGAGCACCACCGAGCTATACAACCGCTTCATCTCCGAGTCCGCTGCCGGCAGTTCGGCCGACGTCACCTGGTCGTCGTCGATGGACTTGCAGATCAAGCTGGTCAACGACGGCTACGCGCAGCCGCACAAGTCACCCGAAACGGCCAAGCTGCCGGATTGGGCCAACTGGAAAAACGAAGCCTTCGGCACCACCTACGAGCCGATCGGCATCGTCTATAACAAGCGATTGGTCCCGGCCGCCGACGTACCGCAAAGCCACGCCGATTTCATCAAGCTGCTCAACACGCAGACCGAGAAGTACAAGGGCAAGGTCAATACCTACGACCCGGAAAAATCTGGTGTCGGCTTCATGCTCGTCACCCAGGACAAGCAGGTCAACGCCGCCGGTTTCGCCGAACTGCAGAAGGCACTCGGTGCCGTGCAGGTAAAAGTCCAGGCGTCTACCGGCACGATGATGGAACGCATCGCCTCTGGCGAAAACCTGATCGGATACAATCTCAACGCCGCCTACGCCTTGACCCGGGCCCAGAAGGACCCGTCGATCGGCATCGTGCTACCCAAGGATTACACGCTGGTTCTGAGCCGCGTCATGTTCATCGCCAAGAAGGCGAAGAATCCGAATGCCGCCAAGCTGTGGCTCGACTTCGTGCTATCCAAGAAGGGCCAGGAAATCATTGCCAGCAAGGCAGACCTCTATGCCATCCGTCCCGATGTCGAAGGCGCCACCACGGCCAGCGGCCTCAAGCGGGAACTCGGCAATGCCTTGCGACCGGTGGAAATCAATACCGGCCTGCTGACCTACCTCGACCAGGCCAAGCGTCTTGAATTCTTAAAACAGTGGAATAGCACGGTGAAGGGCAAGTAA